Proteins co-encoded in one Dyella japonica A8 genomic window:
- a CDS encoding GGDEF domain-containing response regulator: MIDSPDSVQAQPAAAMARPRLLIVDDQPVNIRALHQIFVGDHDVFMATNGSDAIAFCEASQPDLVLLDVVMPELSGLDVCRALKASPATADIPVIFVTSLNDPEEESACWDVGGVDFITKPINAKTTRNRVRAHLTLKYQADMLRQLAWVDGLTGIPNKRQVEARSEEEFRRCRGEELPLAVAVVDIDYFKAFNDTYGHLAGDDCLRSVAQAIQSSLQRAGDFAGRMGGEEFLCIFPGTPLQDAVKLLQRVDAAIRALQLPHVGGIDGQVTVSIGVVSVVPSGDFTMAALVEQADRALYQAKQQGRARIHAGEVAAAGMA, from the coding sequence ATGATTGACAGCCCTGATTCGGTTCAAGCGCAGCCCGCGGCGGCCATGGCCCGGCCACGGCTGCTCATCGTCGACGACCAACCGGTGAACATCCGCGCACTGCACCAGATCTTTGTCGGTGACCACGATGTGTTCATGGCCACCAATGGATCGGATGCGATTGCCTTCTGCGAGGCATCGCAGCCCGACCTGGTGCTGCTGGACGTGGTCATGCCGGAGCTGAGCGGGCTGGATGTCTGCCGCGCGCTCAAGGCCAGTCCGGCGACGGCGGACATCCCGGTGATCTTCGTGACGTCGCTCAATGATCCCGAAGAGGAAAGCGCGTGCTGGGACGTGGGCGGTGTGGATTTCATCACCAAGCCCATCAATGCGAAGACCACGCGCAACCGCGTGCGTGCCCATCTCACGCTGAAGTATCAGGCCGACATGCTGCGCCAGCTGGCATGGGTGGATGGGCTGACAGGCATCCCCAACAAGCGGCAGGTCGAGGCGCGCTCGGAGGAGGAGTTCCGGCGTTGCAGGGGCGAGGAACTGCCGCTGGCCGTGGCCGTGGTCGACATCGACTACTTCAAGGCCTTCAACGATACCTACGGGCATCTGGCCGGTGACGATTGCCTGCGCAGCGTGGCGCAGGCCATCCAGTCCTCCCTGCAGCGGGCCGGTGATTTCGCGGGGCGCATGGGCGGCGAGGAATTCCTCTGTATCTTTCCCGGCACCCCGCTGCAGGATGCGGTGAAGCTGCTCCAACGCGTCGATGCGGCCATCCGCGCACTGCAGCTGCCCCACGTCGGCGGTATCGACGGCCAGGTGACCGTGTCCATCGGCGTGGTCAGCGTCGTGCCCAGTGGTGACTTCACCATGGCCGCCCTGGTGGAACAGGCGGACCGGGCGCTCTATCAGGCCAAGCAGCAGGGCCGGGCGCGCATCCATGCGGGTGAGGTCGCCGCGGCGGGCATGGCCTGA
- a CDS encoding TetR/AcrR family transcriptional regulator — MAQPTTAEKILEAAHALFDSEGPEAVSMRRVADAVGITPMAIYRHFPNREALLKRLSDDSFQAVAHEWKRRSKSSDPVKRLLALSEPYLDYALAHPHLFDHAFSVRRDDARKYPEDFRAGLSPTFNVTIDAIKEGMAKGVLKKDDPYDVGMALWAHQHGLVALYRAGRFSFDEAQFRVFCRKSLRRLIDGIKA, encoded by the coding sequence ATGGCTCAACCCACCACCGCCGAAAAGATTCTCGAAGCCGCCCACGCCCTGTTCGACAGCGAGGGTCCGGAGGCCGTGTCCATGCGGCGGGTGGCGGACGCGGTGGGCATCACGCCTATGGCGATCTACCGACACTTCCCCAATCGGGAGGCCCTGCTCAAGCGCCTTTCCGATGACAGCTTCCAGGCGGTGGCACACGAATGGAAACGTCGCAGCAAAAGCAGCGATCCGGTGAAGCGGCTGCTGGCCCTGTCGGAGCCCTACCTGGACTACGCGCTGGCACATCCGCACCTGTTTGACCATGCGTTCTCGGTACGTCGCGACGATGCACGCAAATACCCGGAGGATTTTCGCGCCGGCCTGTCGCCCACGTTCAACGTCACCATCGATGCCATCAAGGAAGGCATGGCCAAGGGCGTATTGAAGAAAGACGACCCCTACGACGTCGGGATGGCGCTGTGGGCGCATCAGCACGGCCTGGTGGCGCTGTATCGGGCGGGCCGCTTCAGTTTTGACGAGGCGCAGTTCCGCGTTTTCTGCCGGAAGTCGTTGAGGAGATTGATCGATGGCATCAAAGCCTGA
- a CDS encoding aldo/keto reductase, translated as MSISIPTKIGFGTAPLGNMYRNIPEQEALDTVEAAWQQGIRYFDTAPLYGAGLAEIRLGKALQHHSRDEYVLSTKVGRLILDEVEDTSTRDLGEKGGLFEHGLPNKIAYDYTADGTMRAVESSLKRLKTDRLDIVFIHDPAKDFHGDAWKDVFQTAMSGAAVALDRLRDEGVIKAWGLGVNRVEPCVMALQQSDPDGFLIAGRYTLLDHAEALQELMPLSLERGARIVVGGPYNSGILAGGEHYEYQKATPEILARVENLRAACAEFGVDIRAAALQFSLAHPAVAAVIPGASRPSRIAENLALADAAIPAAFWQALRTRGLVSPDAPLPNAI; from the coding sequence ATGAGCATTTCCATCCCGACCAAGATCGGTTTCGGTACCGCCCCGCTGGGCAACATGTACCGGAACATTCCCGAACAGGAAGCCCTCGACACGGTGGAAGCCGCCTGGCAACAGGGCATCCGCTACTTCGACACCGCGCCGCTGTATGGCGCGGGTCTTGCCGAGATCCGCCTGGGCAAGGCACTCCAGCACCATTCGCGCGACGAGTACGTGCTCAGCACCAAGGTGGGCCGGTTGATCCTCGACGAAGTCGAAGACACCAGCACGCGTGATCTTGGCGAGAAAGGCGGCCTGTTCGAGCACGGCCTGCCGAACAAGATCGCTTACGACTACACCGCAGATGGCACGATGCGCGCCGTCGAGTCCAGCCTCAAGCGACTCAAGACCGACCGGCTGGACATCGTGTTCATCCATGACCCGGCCAAGGACTTTCACGGCGACGCCTGGAAGGACGTGTTCCAGACGGCCATGTCCGGCGCCGCCGTGGCCCTGGACCGGCTGCGTGACGAAGGCGTCATCAAGGCCTGGGGCCTGGGCGTGAACCGCGTGGAACCCTGCGTGATGGCCTTGCAGCAGTCGGACCCGGATGGTTTCCTCATTGCTGGCCGCTACACCCTGCTCGACCATGCTGAAGCCCTGCAGGAGCTGATGCCCCTCAGCCTTGAGCGGGGCGCCCGCATCGTCGTGGGCGGTCCGTACAACTCGGGCATCCTCGCCGGCGGCGAGCACTACGAGTACCAGAAGGCGACGCCCGAGATCCTCGCCCGCGTCGAGAACCTTCGCGCGGCGTGCGCGGAGTTTGGGGTAGATATCCGTGCAGCCGCGCTGCAGTTCTCGTTGGCGCATCCGGCGGTGGCGGCGGTCATTCCGGGCGCAAGCCGGCCCAGCCGGATTGCCGAAAACCTTGCGCTGGCCGACGCCGCCATTCCTGCCGCGTTCTGGCAGGCGTTGCGCACGCGCGGGCTGGTATCGCCGGACGCGCCGTTACCTAACGCCATTTGA
- a CDS encoding nitrilase-related carbon-nitrogen hydrolase gives MASKPDRARLPAALLAVALSAVACWFGNGTQPVWWLTWLAPLPVLWLAPRVRAPWAALAALAAYVAGGFNIWTYAHGHLGLPLPIILTFIATTAVVMSACTLLFRRLLLRGHVFAAALSLPAAWVAFEYINSHLSPHATFFNISYTQASVLPVIQLVAVTGLWGLSFLMLLVPTAASLQMWPHAAKRVRWSVAGLAVLALIATLAYGGWRLQQAPTSTVRIGLVSLEAHGWAVLPSEEGDARQARYVDALQRLINQGAKILLIPEGSFATGTATIPAFATLAIQNHVTIGAGIALHGNAPDARNMLTVFEPGTTSPATYSKHHLLRGLEQFVPGDSFTMLSGTPRIGLAICKDMDYQDIGQAYAARRAQLLLVPAFDFQVDGWLHSRMAIVRGVESGFAVARSARAGRLTLSDDRGRVVAEASSEQNDAELVGDLPLHDTTTLYSRLGDWFAWLDLAVLAGVLVVALLPRKRVA, from the coding sequence ATGGCATCAAAGCCTGATCGGGCACGCTTGCCCGCTGCTCTTCTTGCCGTCGCGTTGTCCGCGGTGGCGTGTTGGTTCGGTAACGGCACGCAGCCGGTGTGGTGGTTGACCTGGCTTGCTCCCCTGCCCGTGCTGTGGCTTGCGCCGAGGGTGCGCGCGCCATGGGCCGCGCTGGCCGCGCTGGCTGCCTACGTGGCGGGTGGCTTCAACATCTGGACGTACGCGCACGGCCACCTTGGCCTGCCCTTGCCCATCATCCTCACCTTCATCGCCACCACCGCCGTGGTGATGTCCGCCTGCACGCTGCTGTTCCGGCGACTGTTGCTGCGCGGCCACGTCTTTGCGGCGGCGCTGTCCCTGCCGGCGGCATGGGTGGCCTTCGAGTACATCAACAGTCATCTCTCGCCTCATGCCACCTTCTTCAACATCAGCTACACCCAGGCATCCGTGTTGCCGGTGATCCAGCTGGTTGCCGTGACCGGCCTCTGGGGCCTGAGCTTTCTCATGTTGCTGGTGCCCACGGCCGCCAGCCTGCAGATGTGGCCGCATGCAGCAAAGCGGGTTCGCTGGTCCGTCGCCGGCCTTGCCGTGCTGGCGCTGATCGCGACCCTGGCCTATGGCGGCTGGCGATTGCAGCAGGCGCCCACGTCCACGGTTCGCATCGGCCTGGTGTCATTGGAGGCGCATGGCTGGGCCGTCCTGCCCAGCGAGGAAGGCGATGCGCGGCAAGCACGCTATGTGGACGCCCTGCAGCGCCTGATCAACCAGGGCGCGAAGATCCTGCTGATACCCGAGGGATCGTTCGCCACTGGCACCGCGACCATTCCGGCCTTCGCGACCCTGGCCATCCAGAACCACGTCACCATCGGTGCCGGCATTGCCTTGCATGGCAACGCCCCTGACGCGCGCAACATGCTGACCGTCTTCGAGCCCGGCACGACCTCACCGGCCACCTACAGCAAACATCACCTGCTGCGTGGACTGGAGCAGTTTGTCCCCGGCGACAGCTTCACGATGCTGAGCGGCACCCCAAGGATCGGCCTGGCCATCTGCAAGGACATGGACTACCAGGACATCGGTCAGGCCTATGCCGCCCGCCGCGCGCAGCTGCTGCTGGTGCCTGCGTTCGATTTCCAGGTGGATGGCTGGCTGCACAGCCGCATGGCCATCGTGCGCGGCGTCGAGAGCGGTTTCGCCGTCGCACGTTCCGCGCGCGCCGGCCGGCTCACGCTGAGCGACGACCGTGGCCGCGTGGTGGCCGAGGCGTCGAGCGAGCAGAATGATGCCGAGCTGGTGGGTGACCTTCCGCTGCATGACACGACGACGCTTTATTCCCGCCTGGGCGACTGGTTCGCATGGCTGGATCTGGCCGTGCTCGCGGGCGTGCTGGTGGTGGCCTTGCTTCCACGCAAACGGGTCGCCTGA
- a CDS encoding CHASE domain-containing hybrid sensor histidine kinase/response regulator produces the protein MGQGAGRPSLSPILRAHPRQHDLASVPGHPGRPRKGGDLHGTGMPGSAIIRPAACLRFVLSGEGMARKLGPVFWSVAVVLVLSWGITAAACWHLLANNRRAVDQRLNVTADQISRDLQTRFRLYDYGLRGVRAAIIAAGPDAISHDTFVRAMQSRDLGMEFPGSRGFGYILRVPESDLARFVARTQADRGTPFHVRELTAVTGDRYIIKFVEPEAPNEEAIGLDIASNPNRRAAALSAMTSAGATLTGPITLVQATGAKNRGTLFLLPIYRTSQTPPPARRDADLVGWVYTPLVTDEILATFARSYPGMSLDIADVSGGGGAESVFTSGPARASGKGERVLTRDIPMYGRDWRLGMAPSAAFIRDMRLPDPAIRAFWMALGGALLAVIAGLVAYATSRRRRSLVQRARLATIVEDSHDAIIGTTLDGIVIEWNRAATRHFGYAAEEALGKSLADLIVPRRYLDEDRNMRQRIAAGENIAISESVRRHADGSMQYVEISASPIRDEHQRVIGVAKTLRNITDRKAAERRVRELNATLEQQVQQRTEELKAVSGLHKAVLSNAGYAIFATDTHGKITLVNPAAEAMLGYTAQELIGEVSPLQFHDEAEIIHRAEALEEELNRPVRAGFEALVAKAQSAPDVHEWTYVKKSGKRVPVLVTISAMKREDGSIEGYLGVAASLEEMKRREVALAVNQRKLRGLFELSPLGIALTDESGRLVEFNQAYRNLTGYSDTELMSMDYWRLTPSEYLPQEQRILTVLEQSGRYGPYDKHYIRKDGSRVPVRLNGVALRIDDKPYIWSIVEDTTDQRLAEAAMVKAIAAAEAASQAKSDFLANMSHEIRTPMNAILGMLQLLQKTALDTKQRDYAQKTETAATTLLTLLNDILDFSKIEAGRLTLEMHEFDLDKLLREIAVIVSANIGSKDIEVVFDIDPGIPGWLVGDSLRLQQILINLAGNAVKFTEAGEVRLQARLVRRTGGSVGVHFEVQDTGIGIAEEKLVTIFEGFSQAEASTTRRFGGSGLGLAISRRLVEMMGGELQVESQPGVGSRFYFSVDVQTTERPTGVSAEVMGQLRELKVLVVDDNASARTILAEIAASLGWHCDVVANGAEAVRRVAGKDGEPVAYDVILMDWSMPGMDGWEAGRRIRDICQPDKCPLIVMVTMHEREAVAEQMSSASVVMDGFLVKPVTSSMLLDAVADALASRKPLLPALHDAGRHGEAQLRLAGVSILVVEDNATNQQVAKELLEFEGAVVEVASSGIEALKMLDEGASRYDVVLMDIQMPGMDGFTATRHIRATVGMESLPIIAMTANVLETDRLACLEVGMNDHLGKPFDIDVLVNTILHWTGDHEHTAGERAVTAPAPQVTSRWVDAELDYAGSLARFGGREAPYHTALRTFERSAKESIVGLEVALENNDTREAAMNLHALKGVAATIGANRLSAMAGSYEREASIGSILAGENTAVSHLTELTQAVVASIQNVLGEPVGRLAMSPDLPLDRDALSELARLLAASNMSAVDHYEGMRGQFASAHPEVRQQLDDAMSLLDLKAGLRICNELLEGTNKERPHD, from the coding sequence GGATCAGATTTCGCGCGATCTGCAGACGCGCTTCCGCCTTTACGACTATGGCCTGCGTGGCGTGCGTGCGGCGATCATCGCCGCGGGTCCTGACGCGATCAGCCACGACACCTTCGTGCGCGCCATGCAGTCGCGCGACCTGGGCATGGAGTTTCCGGGCTCGCGGGGGTTCGGGTACATCCTCCGGGTGCCGGAGAGCGACCTGGCACGGTTCGTGGCCCGGACACAGGCCGATCGTGGTACCCCGTTTCATGTGCGCGAACTGACCGCCGTCACGGGCGACCGGTACATCATCAAGTTCGTCGAACCGGAGGCGCCCAACGAGGAAGCCATCGGTCTGGATATTGCGTCGAACCCGAACCGGCGCGCGGCGGCGCTTAGCGCCATGACATCGGCCGGCGCGACGCTCACGGGGCCGATTACGCTGGTACAGGCCACCGGCGCGAAGAACCGGGGCACCTTGTTCCTTCTGCCCATCTATCGCACCTCCCAGACACCGCCGCCGGCTCGGCGCGATGCGGACCTGGTCGGCTGGGTCTATACCCCGCTGGTCACGGACGAGATCCTGGCGACTTTCGCGCGCTCTTACCCGGGCATGTCACTGGATATTGCCGACGTGTCCGGTGGTGGCGGCGCGGAGAGTGTCTTCACCTCCGGGCCGGCGCGTGCCAGCGGGAAGGGGGAGCGCGTGCTGACGCGGGATATCCCCATGTATGGCCGCGACTGGCGCCTGGGCATGGCGCCCAGCGCCGCGTTCATCCGGGACATGCGGCTGCCTGACCCGGCGATCCGTGCGTTCTGGATGGCGCTGGGCGGTGCGTTGCTGGCAGTCATCGCGGGACTGGTGGCGTACGCGACCTCGCGGCGGCGGCGCTCCCTGGTGCAGCGCGCACGACTGGCCACGATTGTCGAAGACTCGCACGACGCCATTATCGGCACCACGCTCGATGGCATCGTCATCGAGTGGAACCGCGCCGCCACGCGTCATTTTGGTTATGCCGCGGAGGAGGCCCTGGGCAAGTCGCTGGCGGATCTCATCGTGCCAAGGCGATACCTGGACGAGGACCGGAACATGCGGCAGCGGATTGCCGCGGGAGAGAACATCGCCATCAGCGAATCCGTGCGCAGGCACGCCGATGGTTCGATGCAGTATGTGGAGATCTCGGCGTCGCCTATCCGCGATGAGCACCAGCGCGTCATCGGCGTAGCGAAAACCCTGCGCAACATCACGGACCGCAAGGCCGCCGAGCGCCGTGTGCGCGAACTCAACGCCACGCTGGAGCAACAGGTTCAGCAGCGCACCGAGGAATTGAAGGCGGTTTCCGGCCTGCACAAGGCGGTGCTGTCGAACGCGGGCTACGCCATCTTTGCAACGGATACCCACGGAAAGATCACGCTGGTCAATCCGGCGGCGGAGGCGATGCTGGGCTATACCGCGCAGGAGCTGATCGGCGAGGTATCGCCGCTGCAGTTCCATGACGAGGCCGAGATCATCCATCGCGCCGAAGCGCTGGAAGAGGAACTCAACCGTCCGGTGCGTGCGGGCTTCGAAGCGCTGGTGGCGAAGGCGCAGTCGGCTCCCGACGTACACGAGTGGACGTACGTGAAGAAGAGCGGCAAGCGCGTGCCGGTGCTGGTCACCATCAGCGCGATGAAGCGCGAGGATGGTTCGATAGAAGGTTATCTGGGCGTGGCGGCCAGCCTGGAGGAAATGAAGCGGCGCGAGGTCGCTTTGGCGGTGAACCAGCGCAAGTTGCGTGGCCTGTTCGAGCTGTCGCCGCTCGGCATTGCACTGACGGACGAGTCGGGCAGGCTGGTCGAGTTCAATCAGGCGTACCGCAACCTGACCGGTTACAGCGATACCGAACTGATGAGCATGGACTACTGGCGTCTGACGCCTTCGGAGTATTTGCCGCAGGAGCAGCGCATTCTCACCGTGCTCGAGCAGTCGGGGCGTTACGGACCGTATGACAAGCACTACATCCGCAAGGACGGCAGCCGCGTGCCGGTGCGCCTGAACGGCGTGGCTTTGCGCATCGACGACAAGCCGTACATCTGGTCCATCGTCGAGGACACCACCGACCAGCGGCTTGCCGAAGCGGCCATGGTGAAGGCGATTGCCGCGGCCGAGGCGGCCAGCCAGGCGAAGAGCGACTTCCTCGCCAACATGAGCCACGAAATCCGCACGCCGATGAACGCCATCCTCGGCATGCTGCAGCTGCTGCAGAAAACCGCGCTCGACACCAAGCAGCGCGACTACGCGCAGAAGACCGAGACGGCCGCCACGACGCTGCTGACCCTGCTCAACGACATTCTCGATTTCTCCAAGATCGAAGCAGGGCGCCTGACGCTGGAGATGCACGAGTTCGATCTCGACAAGTTGCTGCGGGAGATTGCCGTCATCGTCAGCGCCAACATCGGCAGCAAGGATATCGAGGTGGTGTTCGATATCGACCCCGGCATTCCGGGCTGGCTGGTGGGCGATTCGCTGCGACTTCAGCAGATCCTGATCAACCTGGCCGGCAATGCGGTCAAGTTCACCGAAGCGGGCGAGGTGCGCCTGCAGGCGCGGCTGGTGCGCCGGACCGGTGGCAGCGTCGGCGTGCATTTCGAGGTGCAGGACACGGGCATCGGCATCGCCGAGGAAAAGCTCGTGACCATCTTCGAAGGGTTTTCGCAGGCCGAGGCATCGACGACACGCCGCTTTGGCGGCAGTGGCCTCGGCCTGGCCATTTCCCGACGTCTGGTCGAGATGATGGGCGGGGAACTGCAGGTCGAGAGCCAGCCCGGCGTAGGCAGCCGGTTCTACTTCAGCGTGGACGTGCAGACGACGGAACGGCCGACGGGTGTGTCGGCGGAGGTCATGGGCCAGCTGCGCGAACTCAAGGTGCTGGTGGTGGATGACAACGCTAGCGCGCGCACCATTCTTGCCGAGATCGCCGCGTCACTGGGGTGGCACTGCGATGTCGTCGCCAATGGCGCCGAGGCAGTGCGTCGGGTGGCCGGCAAGGATGGGGAGCCGGTGGCCTATGACGTGATCCTGATGGACTGGTCCATGCCGGGCATGGATGGCTGGGAAGCGGGGCGGCGCATCCGCGACATTTGCCAGCCGGACAAGTGCCCGTTGATCGTCATGGTGACCATGCACGAGCGCGAAGCCGTGGCGGAGCAGATGTCGTCGGCCAGCGTGGTGATGGATGGTTTCCTGGTCAAGCCCGTCACCTCGTCCATGCTGCTGGATGCCGTGGCCGATGCGCTGGCATCGCGGAAGCCCTTGCTGCCGGCGCTGCATGACGCTGGCCGACATGGTGAAGCGCAGCTCCGCCTGGCCGGGGTGAGCATCCTGGTGGTCGAGGACAACGCCACCAACCAGCAGGTGGCAAAGGAGCTGCTGGAATTCGAAGGCGCCGTGGTGGAGGTGGCGAGCAGCGGCATCGAAGCACTCAAGATGCTCGATGAGGGGGCGAGCCGGTATGACGTCGTGCTGATGGATATCCAGATGCCGGGCATGGACGGCTTTACCGCCACCCGTCATATCCGCGCGACGGTGGGCATGGAGAGCTTGCCCATCATCGCCATGACGGCCAACGTGCTGGAGACCGACCGCCTGGCCTGCCTCGAGGTAGGTATGAACGATCACCTCGGCAAGCCGTTCGATATCGATGTGCTGGTGAACACTATCCTGCATTGGACGGGCGACCACGAGCACACGGCCGGCGAACGTGCCGTCACCGCGCCGGCGCCGCAGGTGACCAGCCGATGGGTGGATGCGGAACTCGACTATGCGGGCTCACTGGCGCGTTTCGGGGGCAGGGAAGCGCCTTATCACACTGCGCTGCGCACCTTTGAGCGCTCCGCGAAGGAATCCATCGTCGGCCTTGAAGTGGCACTGGAGAACAACGACACCCGGGAGGCCGCCATGAACCTGCATGCGCTCAAAGGCGTGGCGGCGACGATAGGCGCCAATCGCTTGTCGGCCATGGCGGGCTCCTACGAGCGCGAGGCGTCCATCGGCTCGATCCTGGCGGGCGAGAATACGGCGGTCAGCCATTTGACGGAGCTGACCCAAGCCGTCGTTGCGTCAATTCAGAACGTGCTGGGGGAGCCCGTCGGGCGTCTGGCGATGTCGCCCGACTTGCCGCTGGATCGCGACGCACTTTCCGAACTTGCGAGGCTTTTGGCAGCGTCGAACATGTCCGCCGTGGATCATTACGAAGGCATGCGCGGACAGTTCGCTTCCGCGCATCCGGAGGTCCGGCAACAGCTGGATGACGCCATGTCGTTGCTGGACCTGAAGGCAGGCCTGCGTATCTGCAACGAACTGCTTGAGGGGACGAACAAGGAACGCCCGCATGATTGA
- a CDS encoding MoaF-related domain-containing protein, producing the protein MNTSSASSPRFAGRGFRVDYEGLSAHNIYAADGQSVRYAIVSGPYAGARGESPCQWREIAEGVYVISWQEANGATVVHIDDFPGGRSMAFFTATDLSFHRMQGSLTELGAADATPVSPT; encoded by the coding sequence ATGAATACCTCATCCGCATCCAGTCCACGGTTCGCAGGGCGCGGCTTCCGCGTCGACTACGAGGGTCTGTCGGCCCACAACATTTATGCCGCCGATGGGCAATCGGTCCGCTACGCGATCGTCTCCGGCCCTTACGCCGGAGCCCGTGGCGAATCGCCCTGCCAATGGCGGGAGATCGCCGAGGGCGTCTATGTCATCTCCTGGCAGGAAGCCAACGGCGCCACGGTGGTGCACATCGACGATTTCCCCGGCGGCCGGTCGATGGCCTTCTTTACCGCAACTGATTTGAGTTTTCACCGCATGCAAGGATCGCTGACCGAACTGGGCGCCGCCGACGCAACGCCTGTCAGCCCCACTTGA
- a CDS encoding MFS transporter produces MKPRAALLALAVGAFGIGTTEFTPMGLLPVIAKGVDVSIPTAGMLITAYAVGVMVGAPVMTLLFSRLPRRTALMSLMAIFTVGNLLSSVAPNYTTLLLSRLVTSLNHGAFFGIGAVVAASLVPKARQASAVAAMFMGLTIANIGGVPAATWMGQQLGWRLAFAGTALLGVLAIVALRLALPPCESSTPPHVGRELKAIIHPSVLLAMGTTVLGAGAMFTLYTYVAPVLTDLTGASNTFIALSLSLIGIGFTLGNVIGGRMADWSLDGATKVLLAALAVIMLVLPLAFRLHVTAAVGLLIWGAATFAVVPPLQMRVMQAATDAPGLASSINVGAFNLGNALGAALGGGVITLGLGYGAVPIAGGLLAAAGLLLAWLGRERS; encoded by the coding sequence ATGAAACCCAGGGCCGCTTTGCTGGCACTCGCTGTCGGCGCCTTCGGCATCGGCACCACCGAATTCACGCCGATGGGGCTATTGCCGGTCATCGCCAAGGGCGTGGACGTCAGCATCCCCACCGCGGGGATGCTGATCACCGCGTACGCGGTCGGTGTCATGGTGGGCGCCCCCGTGATGACGCTGCTGTTCAGCCGGCTTCCACGGCGTACGGCCTTGATGTCGCTGATGGCGATCTTCACCGTGGGTAACCTGCTTTCTTCCGTTGCGCCGAACTACACCACGCTGCTGCTGTCCAGGCTCGTCACCAGCCTCAATCACGGCGCCTTTTTCGGCATTGGTGCCGTCGTCGCGGCCAGCCTGGTGCCCAAGGCCAGGCAGGCCAGCGCCGTGGCGGCGATGTTCATGGGCCTGACGATTGCGAATATCGGCGGTGTGCCCGCGGCCACCTGGATGGGCCAGCAGCTGGGTTGGCGACTGGCGTTCGCAGGCACGGCCTTGCTGGGTGTCCTTGCCATTGTTGCGCTCAGGTTGGCGCTGCCCCCGTGTGAGAGCAGCACGCCGCCCCATGTTGGCCGCGAGCTCAAGGCCATCATCCATCCTTCGGTGCTGTTGGCGATGGGGACGACGGTGCTCGGGGCCGGCGCAATGTTCACCCTCTACACCTATGTAGCCCCGGTACTGACGGACCTGACCGGTGCATCGAACACGTTCATTGCGTTGTCACTGTCATTGATCGGCATCGGCTTCACGCTCGGCAACGTCATCGGCGGACGCATGGCGGACTGGTCGCTGGATGGCGCCACCAAGGTTCTTCTCGCCGCGCTTGCCGTCATCATGCTGGTGCTGCCGCTGGCCTTCCGGCTGCATGTCACCGCGGCCGTTGGACTGCTGATCTGGGGCGCGGCGACCTTCGCTGTGGTGCCGCCTCTACAAATGCGGGTCATGCAGGCGGCGACGGATGCGCCCGGGCTGGCATCGTCCATCAATGTCGGCGCATTCAACCTGGGCAATGCGCTGGGTGCCGCACTGGGCGGTGGCGTCATCACCCTGGGGCTTGGCTACGGGGCGGTTCCTATCGCTGGCGGGTTGCTGGCTGCTGCGGGGCTGCTGCTGGCGTGGCTGGGGCGTGAGCGTTCCTGA